In one Corallococcus sp. EGB genomic region, the following are encoded:
- a CDS encoding MXAN_5187 family protein, whose product MVRLKFLLFALLVLGLGLAHLPTLSAPQRARAVEGASLQASSGTGEVARRVEARRAEVQTLALKLAASPQLAAAVSALHPAPVAKSSRDRSGSRDAEEPAGLLPLTAERFGALRTAAQASLPPELQGAVVAVVAGDASFHARAGAEPSSDTAALDVAALAKAGTSVVDAFGAPHVFASVPLAWSGEGTPAPAVTLVVGAPLAADAALQGAVDASGAAAVGLVQGDKVVGGAGAEKARLEGSLPRLTAGAKDAVLETGSLQALGPVQLPAFTNGDAMGGQAPLFVGSRQALAGTPYEVVVIAGTAATLAPLAAYQSTALLGLAGLFVLSLIWMALMGGGRKDSSEEAVTGGSDTLGWSAAMAAQQSAPAAQPAPQPVSTTSPPAPAAVAPVAADPFAPPAHAEPVSNPFASAAHVEPVSNPFASAPPPAADPFASADAFPFPGAPAADPFAMPPPQAAPLADPFAMPPPQAAAPSPFGAPPAADPFAGVESFPFPSPPAAHPPPAAEPFAPPPGYAQGGAMPFDHPAPSAEPIAPAAPRHGAFAFEDQPTAAYSLQQAANPFALAAAQSSEPESPETTRVAAIPRELLQASTRPTSEAIPMPAPRSNGPQAVPLPMPGVNSAAAAALSEEQHFQDVFREFVTTRERCGEQADGLTYDKFVQKLRKNKEQLVTKYACKTVRFQVYVKEGKAALKATPVKD is encoded by the coding sequence ATGGTCCGCCTCAAGTTCCTGCTGTTCGCGCTCCTGGTCCTCGGACTGGGCCTGGCTCACCTCCCGACGTTGTCGGCGCCGCAGCGTGCGCGCGCGGTGGAAGGTGCGTCACTCCAGGCCTCCTCGGGCACCGGCGAGGTCGCGCGTCGCGTGGAGGCACGCCGCGCGGAAGTGCAAACCCTGGCGCTGAAGCTCGCCGCCAGCCCCCAGTTGGCCGCCGCCGTGAGCGCGCTGCACCCGGCGCCGGTGGCGAAGTCCTCGCGCGACCGCTCCGGTTCGCGGGACGCGGAGGAGCCGGCGGGGCTGCTGCCGCTCACTGCTGAACGTTTTGGCGCGCTGCGCACGGCCGCGCAGGCCAGCCTGCCCCCGGAGCTCCAGGGCGCGGTGGTGGCGGTGGTGGCCGGCGACGCGAGCTTCCATGCGCGCGCGGGCGCGGAGCCCTCCTCGGACACGGCCGCGTTGGACGTCGCGGCGCTCGCCAAGGCGGGCACGTCCGTGGTGGACGCCTTCGGGGCGCCGCACGTGTTCGCGTCCGTGCCGCTCGCGTGGAGCGGTGAGGGGACCCCCGCGCCGGCGGTGACGCTGGTGGTGGGCGCGCCCCTGGCCGCGGACGCGGCGCTGCAGGGCGCGGTGGATGCGTCCGGCGCGGCCGCGGTGGGGCTCGTGCAGGGTGACAAGGTGGTGGGCGGCGCGGGCGCGGAGAAGGCGCGGCTGGAGGGCTCGCTGCCCCGGCTGACCGCGGGCGCGAAGGACGCGGTGCTGGAGACGGGTTCGCTCCAGGCGCTGGGCCCGGTGCAGCTGCCCGCCTTCACCAACGGCGACGCGATGGGCGGCCAGGCGCCGCTGTTCGTGGGCTCGCGCCAGGCGCTGGCGGGCACGCCGTATGAAGTCGTGGTCATCGCGGGCACGGCGGCGACGCTGGCCCCGCTGGCCGCGTACCAGAGCACCGCGCTGCTCGGGCTCGCGGGCCTGTTCGTGCTGAGCCTCATCTGGATGGCGCTGATGGGCGGCGGCAGGAAGGACTCCAGCGAGGAGGCCGTGACGGGCGGTTCGGACACGCTGGGCTGGTCCGCGGCGATGGCCGCGCAGCAGTCCGCGCCCGCCGCGCAGCCCGCGCCCCAGCCCGTGAGCACCACGTCGCCGCCGGCTCCGGCCGCCGTGGCGCCCGTGGCCGCGGATCCGTTCGCGCCCCCGGCGCACGCGGAGCCGGTGTCCAACCCGTTCGCGTCGGCCGCGCACGTGGAGCCGGTGTCCAACCCGTTCGCCTCGGCGCCGCCGCCGGCCGCGGATCCGTTCGCGAGCGCGGACGCGTTCCCGTTCCCGGGCGCTCCGGCCGCGGATCCGTTCGCCATGCCCCCGCCCCAGGCCGCGCCGCTGGCGGATCCGTTCGCCATGCCTCCGCCCCAGGCCGCCGCGCCGTCGCCGTTCGGGGCGCCGCCGGCCGCGGATCCGTTCGCCGGGGTGGAGTCCTTCCCGTTCCCGTCTCCGCCCGCGGCCCATCCGCCGCCGGCCGCGGAGCCGTTCGCGCCGCCTCCGGGGTACGCGCAGGGCGGCGCGATGCCCTTCGACCACCCGGCCCCCTCGGCCGAGCCCATCGCCCCGGCGGCGCCTCGCCATGGCGCGTTCGCCTTCGAGGATCAGCCCACGGCGGCGTACTCGCTCCAGCAGGCGGCCAATCCATTCGCGCTGGCGGCGGCGCAGTCCTCCGAGCCGGAGTCTCCGGAGACGACGCGCGTGGCGGCGATTCCGCGCGAGCTGCTCCAGGCCAGCACCCGGCCCACGTCGGAGGCCATCCCCATGCCGGCGCCGCGCTCCAACGGGCCGCAGGCGGTGCCGCTGCCCATGCCGGGCGTCAACTCCGCCGCGGCGGCGGCGCTGTCGGAGGAGCAGCACTTCCAGGACGTCTTCCGCGAGTTCGTCACCACGCGCGAGCGCTGCGGTGAGCAGGCGGACGGCCTGACGTACGACAAGTTCGTGCAGAAGCTGCGCAAGAACAAGGAGCAGCTCGTCACGAAGTACGCGTGCAAGACGGTGCGCTTCCAGGTCTACGTGAAGGAGGGCAAGGCCGCCCTCAAGGCGACGCCCGTCAAGGACTGA
- a CDS encoding ATP-binding protein, translating into MRLRTRLALAFALLALVPLAIVVPLTVTRLRDTLSRELDARMTAATASAQESLERSAANARRAVEELVESPAMEDLVRDARTAPLRVIQANTAEGLMKSRGLTVLTLFDRNGTVLSSGHLPARRGDPDPALFAVTKEKSPRPVPVRVDVRGDAGLRQVPALVTARPVDYGDVRLWAVGGVVLDDGLAQHLARLTQSDVTLLSGDTQVAHAGSAAPPTVEQVLPLGDAASVRLTFSRAAAREAEEGVMRAFLLLAGLGLGFAALLGLLVSRWMTRPVEALTSGARRVAEGALDVQVTSRATGEVGELVRTFNHMTSELKNTTERLMATERIAAWQEVARRLAHEIKNPLTPIRMSLETLMAAHEARHPSFPTLFKDSAGVVLEEVERLRRIVDEFSRFARLPKPQLAPVDLGELAQGVLSLYAAPPEGIRFEPALQAGVVARADRDQLTQVLVNLVKNAEEAMAGKGGALRVRVKGTDADAIVEVEDEGPGIPLEHRARVFEPYFTTKDGGTGLGLAIAARILQEHGGRLEVGGEPGHGARFSVVLPRAS; encoded by the coding sequence ATGCGCCTGAGGACCCGGCTCGCGCTCGCCTTCGCCCTGCTCGCGCTGGTGCCGCTGGCCATCGTCGTCCCCCTGACGGTGACGCGCCTGCGCGACACGCTGTCACGCGAGCTCGACGCGCGCATGACGGCCGCCACCGCCTCCGCGCAGGAGTCCCTCGAACGCTCCGCCGCCAACGCGCGCCGCGCGGTCGAGGAGCTGGTGGAGAGCCCCGCCATGGAGGACCTCGTGCGCGACGCGCGCACGGCCCCCTTGCGCGTCATCCAGGCCAACACCGCCGAAGGCCTGATGAAGAGCCGCGGCCTCACCGTGCTCACCCTCTTCGACCGCAACGGCACCGTGCTGTCCTCGGGCCACCTGCCCGCGCGCCGCGGCGACCCGGACCCCGCCCTCTTCGCCGTGACGAAGGAGAAGTCCCCCAGGCCCGTGCCCGTGCGCGTGGACGTGCGCGGCGACGCGGGCCTCCGCCAGGTCCCCGCCCTCGTCACCGCGCGGCCCGTGGACTACGGCGACGTGCGCCTGTGGGCCGTGGGCGGCGTGGTGCTGGACGACGGGCTCGCCCAGCACCTGGCCCGCCTCACCCAATCCGACGTGACGCTCCTGTCCGGCGACACCCAGGTCGCGCACGCGGGCAGCGCGGCCCCGCCCACCGTGGAGCAGGTGCTGCCCCTGGGCGACGCCGCCTCCGTGCGCCTCACCTTCAGCCGCGCCGCCGCGCGCGAGGCCGAAGAGGGCGTCATGCGCGCGTTCCTCCTGCTCGCCGGCCTGGGCCTGGGCTTCGCCGCGCTGCTGGGCCTCCTGGTGTCGCGCTGGATGACGCGGCCCGTGGAGGCCCTCACCTCCGGCGCCCGCCGCGTCGCGGAAGGCGCGCTCGACGTCCAGGTGACGTCCCGCGCCACCGGCGAGGTGGGCGAGCTGGTCCGGACGTTCAACCACATGACGTCCGAGCTGAAGAACACCACCGAGCGGCTCATGGCCACCGAGCGCATCGCCGCGTGGCAGGAGGTCGCCCGGCGGCTGGCGCATGAAATCAAGAACCCCCTCACCCCCATCCGCATGTCGCTGGAGACGCTGATGGCCGCGCACGAGGCGCGCCACCCCAGCTTCCCCACCCTCTTCAAGGACAGCGCGGGCGTGGTGCTGGAGGAGGTGGAGCGGCTGCGGCGCATCGTGGACGAGTTCAGCCGCTTCGCGCGCCTGCCCAAGCCCCAGCTCGCGCCGGTGGACCTGGGCGAGCTGGCCCAGGGCGTCCTGTCGCTGTACGCCGCGCCCCCCGAGGGCATCCGGTTCGAGCCCGCGCTCCAGGCGGGCGTGGTGGCCCGCGCGGACCGCGACCAGCTCACCCAGGTGCTCGTCAACCTGGTGAAGAACGCCGAGGAGGCCATGGCCGGCAAGGGCGGCGCGCTGCGCGTGCGAGTGAAGGGCACCGACGCGGACGCCATCGTCGAGGTGGAGGACGAGGGCCCCGGCATCCCCCTGGAGCACCGCGCCCGCGTCTTCGAGCCCTACTTCACCACCAAGGACGGAGGCACCGGCCTGGGGCTCGCCATCGCCGCGCGCATCCTCCAGGAGCACGGCGGCCGGCTGGAGGTGGGCGGAGAGCCGGGCCACGGCGCCCGCTTCAGCGTCGTCCTTCCCCGCGCGAGCTGA
- a CDS encoding ABC transporter substrate-binding protein: MMIRSSLMGLVLLSSAPALAASRPRYGGELRVAHSGPPEIGEPALADTPMEAALLGLLTRPVCRVDASGPVHPTQARDLSRPVPQALRVTMPSAASATALARTWTRLSSTEAPSPYRALLYPLRGEGRQVTSTGATLDLALAFPWPDLERSLCHPALATPPSPASGPFSAAGRGVLEAQATWPEGRPYLDRLALTATDERGLARLWSARQVQVELGMPSDTDTATGAALYATYLAFSPRKVPADFRQAVESAIDREDLTRLFVKGPAVPMANLLPPALMPQVSRPRPSAPPAGASRKVTLVYDAALADQRAVAERIQVKLHDQGYTVALEPQSRASLRSRQARGDFELMLSAYLLPPIPGPALAVVLEAGGRRDLLGVELPPIGALTDATARDARSRDRALALAPSVPLIPLYAQGLAVRAAPEVTGLALDAQGLPVLEGAWLAPVEASGGGGRP, encoded by the coding sequence GTGATGATCCGCTCCTCCCTGATGGGCCTCGTTCTGCTGTCCTCCGCGCCGGCGCTGGCGGCCAGCCGTCCGCGCTACGGTGGCGAGCTGCGGGTCGCGCACTCGGGGCCGCCTGAAATCGGAGAGCCCGCGCTCGCGGACACGCCCATGGAGGCCGCGCTGCTGGGCCTGCTGACCCGTCCTGTGTGCCGCGTGGATGCCAGCGGGCCGGTGCACCCGACACAGGCGCGCGACCTGTCGCGCCCCGTGCCGCAAGCCCTGCGCGTCACGATGCCCTCCGCGGCCAGCGCGACCGCCCTGGCACGCACGTGGACGCGGCTGTCGTCCACGGAGGCGCCGTCGCCGTACCGGGCGCTCTTGTATCCGCTGCGCGGCGAGGGCCGTCAGGTGACGTCCACGGGCGCCACGCTGGACCTGGCGCTGGCCTTCCCATGGCCCGACCTGGAGCGCTCGCTGTGCCACCCGGCCCTCGCGACGCCGCCGTCGCCCGCGTCGGGCCCGTTCAGCGCCGCGGGCCGGGGTGTGCTGGAAGCGCAAGCCACCTGGCCCGAAGGCCGTCCGTACCTGGACCGGCTGGCGCTCACCGCCACGGATGAGCGGGGCCTCGCGCGGCTGTGGTCCGCGCGGCAGGTGCAGGTGGAGCTGGGCATGCCGTCCGACACCGACACCGCCACGGGCGCAGCGCTGTACGCGACCTATCTGGCGTTCTCGCCACGCAAGGTGCCCGCGGACTTCCGCCAGGCGGTGGAGAGCGCCATCGACCGCGAGGACCTCACGCGGCTGTTCGTGAAGGGGCCGGCGGTGCCCATGGCGAACCTGCTGCCGCCCGCGCTGATGCCGCAGGTGTCCAGGCCCCGCCCCAGCGCTCCTCCAGCGGGCGCGAGCCGCAAGGTGACGCTCGTCTACGACGCCGCGCTGGCGGATCAACGCGCCGTGGCCGAGCGCATCCAGGTGAAGCTGCACGACCAGGGCTACACCGTCGCGCTGGAGCCCCAGTCGCGCGCCTCGCTGCGAAGCCGTCAGGCCAGGGGCGACTTCGAGCTGATGCTCAGCGCGTACCTGCTGCCGCCCATCCCCGGCCCCGCGCTGGCGGTGGTGCTGGAGGCAGGCGGACGCCGGGACCTGCTCGGCGTGGAGCTGCCGCCCATCGGAGCCCTGACGGACGCCACGGCCCGGGATGCGAGAAGCCGCGACCGGGCCCTGGCGCTCGCCCCGTCCGTGCCCCTCATCCCGCTGTACGCGCAAGGGCTCGCCGTGCGCGCGGCGCCGGAGGTGACGGGCCTGGCGCTGGATGCCCAGGGCCTGCCGGTGCTCGAAGGAGCGTGGCTGGCTCCCGTCGAAGCCTCCGGTGGTGGGGGCCGGCCATGA
- a CDS encoding VCBS repeat-containing protein encodes MSRSLLPLFLALVVALPAFAESDEGAPLASARLALAVADAIRGAPAEAPVALCLSGSSPELRRAFGTLLAARLSAMNLGPVVLDVPPERAESAAREQGARTLARLTLDVEGGELTARGDVLGTWVNFWSGRTPTRPPKPAAAVAEGVEADATALALAAVGAPSPGAQGPGPQQRRPVRLLGAVFAKLETPLGALAAGDLDGDGRDEVAALTEHEVVVFSADGRVLARKELEGTAAAATTREAFGALAVLTGPPRLAAWSTRYARGEVLVLDKAKGTLRPSGTLDAAPLGTAERGAFVPGQTVFAPEVRLADGRSLTVPAPFGTASFATPRMLFVHADGTASLYARPASAPVKLSGLGAGSALGDLDGDGVPELLTTSPQLQPSPDALRVLSLTTDAPMAHEPLWQGALPPGRALYVVTADLDGDKRREVIVGSWKPDGSSELFLLRQGAP; translated from the coding sequence GTGAGTCGCTCGCTCCTGCCGCTGTTCCTCGCGCTCGTCGTCGCCCTGCCCGCCTTCGCGGAGTCGGACGAAGGCGCGCCCCTCGCGTCCGCCCGCCTGGCCCTGGCCGTGGCGGACGCCATTCGCGGCGCGCCCGCCGAAGCGCCCGTGGCCCTCTGCCTGTCCGGAAGTTCTCCGGAGCTGCGCCGGGCGTTCGGGACGCTGCTGGCCGCCCGGCTTTCGGCGATGAACCTGGGGCCGGTGGTGCTGGACGTCCCCCCCGAGCGCGCCGAATCCGCCGCCCGCGAACAGGGAGCGCGCACGCTGGCGCGGCTCACGCTGGACGTGGAGGGCGGCGAGCTGACGGCACGGGGCGACGTGCTGGGCACCTGGGTGAACTTCTGGTCCGGCCGCACGCCCACGCGTCCTCCGAAGCCCGCCGCCGCCGTGGCCGAGGGCGTGGAGGCGGATGCCACGGCGCTGGCGCTCGCCGCGGTGGGGGCGCCGTCGCCGGGAGCGCAAGGCCCCGGACCGCAGCAGCGGCGGCCGGTGCGACTGCTGGGCGCGGTGTTCGCGAAGCTGGAGACGCCGCTGGGCGCGCTGGCGGCGGGCGACCTGGACGGCGACGGCCGCGATGAAGTGGCCGCGCTCACCGAGCACGAGGTGGTGGTGTTCAGCGCGGACGGGCGCGTGCTCGCGCGGAAGGAGCTGGAGGGCACGGCGGCCGCGGCGACGACGCGTGAAGCCTTCGGAGCGCTGGCGGTGCTGACGGGGCCCCCGAGGCTGGCGGCCTGGAGCACGCGGTACGCGCGGGGTGAGGTGCTGGTGCTGGACAAGGCGAAGGGGACGCTGCGCCCGTCGGGGACGCTGGACGCCGCGCCGCTGGGGACCGCGGAGCGCGGGGCGTTCGTGCCGGGCCAGACGGTGTTCGCGCCCGAGGTGCGGCTGGCGGACGGGCGGAGCCTCACGGTGCCCGCGCCGTTCGGCACGGCGAGCTTCGCGACGCCGCGCATGTTGTTCGTTCACGCGGACGGCACGGCGTCGCTCTACGCGCGTCCGGCGTCCGCGCCCGTGAAGCTGTCCGGCCTGGGGGCTGGCAGCGCGCTGGGAGACCTGGACGGGGACGGTGTGCCGGAGCTGCTCACCACGTCGCCTCAGCTCCAGCCGTCTCCGGACGCGCTGCGGGTGCTGTCGTTGACGACGGACGCGCCGATGGCGCACGAGCCCCTGTGGCAGGGAGCCCTCCCTCCGGGGCGGGCGCTGTACGTGGTGACGGCGGACCTGGATGGCGACAAGCGCCGCGAGGTCATCGTGGGCTCGTGGAAGCCGGACGGCTCGAGCGAGCTGTTCCTCCTGCGCCAGGGTGCACCGTGA
- a CDS encoding penicillin-binding protein 1A, whose protein sequence is MPPPSEPLPPAPTGAPPPQKGGFGAAVWRWTKRLLVLGVVGLVLVIGVCVGAYVYFSRDLPSVESLRHYQPPQVTKVTCADGSICAEYALERRTLIRIEDLPPHVRNAFLAAEDADFYKHEGLDPFGILRAGVKNLIPGSRKSGASTLTQQVVKNMLLTPERSLTRKIREWILTPRLEQALTKDQILSLYINGVYFGQRRYGLEEAALFYFGKHAKDLSVGEAAVLAGTVQQPHRINPVTNITRAKARQRYVLEQMAGQGFVPRAVVDAEKERPIVLAPRKVVSTGAYYAEEIRRTLIERYGEKMVMEGGLRVDIALVPKLQAAAEQAVRDGLEALDRRQGYRGALGKLDEAQWKRYRELIVQRIDEAGRRQKDQGHVADLAPLAQPVAAAPARPPTAPEAEGAEEARPAALAADTDAEEEEARSPERERVGQVILKPMEEGLRLTGYVLEVDPKRNVARVDLVGRTAEVSFDSVTWARQKGKKAPKDITDVFTPGELVFVRVLKAPPAPAFVEATLDQVPLVQGGLVVINPANRNVVAMVGGYDAERSSFNRATQAKRQPGSSFKPFIYGAALASGRFTPLSTVNDAPESIRDPYTGKTWRPKNFDGRFEGPMTLRTALSKSKNTVSVRLIEAVTPATAIDFARRAGIRSQMPENLTLALGTGEVTMLEAVNAYATLQANGRYAEPLTLLRVRDAKGTVLEEHQPAFEETLPPAVAYLTTSLMRSVVEDGSARAVRELNRPAAGKTGTTNESKDTWFNGYTMDWVASAWVGFDDNTPLGSSETGGRAALPIWLNFMRVAEEGLPARDFEVPPGVTQVRIDPATGLLAGNAVPGRMEPYLEGTQPTAEAPPPGQVTPDNYFLEEGGKRGL, encoded by the coding sequence ATGCCTCCTCCCTCCGAGCCCCTCCCCCCGGCCCCGACCGGAGCCCCTCCGCCCCAGAAGGGCGGCTTCGGCGCCGCGGTGTGGCGTTGGACGAAGCGGCTCCTGGTGCTGGGCGTGGTGGGGCTGGTGCTCGTCATTGGCGTGTGCGTGGGCGCGTACGTCTACTTCAGCCGCGACCTGCCCTCCGTGGAGTCGCTGCGCCACTACCAGCCGCCGCAGGTGACGAAGGTGACGTGCGCGGACGGCTCCATCTGCGCGGAGTACGCGCTGGAGCGCCGCACGCTCATCCGCATCGAGGACCTGCCGCCGCACGTGCGCAACGCCTTCCTCGCCGCGGAGGACGCGGACTTCTACAAGCACGAGGGCCTGGACCCCTTCGGCATCCTGCGCGCGGGCGTGAAGAACCTCATCCCCGGCAGCCGCAAGTCCGGCGCGTCCACGCTCACGCAGCAGGTGGTGAAGAACATGCTGCTCACGCCGGAGCGCAGCCTCACCCGCAAGATCCGCGAGTGGATCCTCACCCCGCGCCTGGAGCAGGCGCTCACCAAGGATCAGATCCTCAGCCTCTACATCAACGGCGTGTACTTCGGGCAGCGCCGCTACGGCCTGGAGGAGGCCGCGCTCTTCTACTTCGGCAAGCACGCGAAGGACCTGTCCGTGGGCGAGGCCGCCGTGCTCGCGGGCACCGTGCAGCAACCCCACCGCATCAACCCGGTGACGAACATCACCCGCGCCAAGGCGCGCCAGCGCTACGTGCTGGAGCAGATGGCCGGCCAGGGCTTCGTGCCCCGCGCGGTGGTGGACGCGGAGAAGGAGAGGCCCATCGTGCTCGCGCCGCGCAAGGTGGTGAGCACGGGCGCGTACTACGCGGAGGAGATCCGCCGCACGCTGATTGAGCGCTACGGCGAGAAGATGGTGATGGAGGGCGGCCTGCGCGTGGACATCGCGCTCGTGCCCAAGCTCCAGGCCGCCGCCGAGCAGGCCGTGCGCGACGGCCTGGAGGCGCTGGACCGCCGCCAGGGCTACCGGGGCGCGCTTGGCAAGCTGGACGAGGCCCAGTGGAAGCGCTACCGCGAGCTCATCGTCCAGCGCATCGACGAGGCCGGCCGCCGGCAGAAGGACCAGGGTCATGTCGCGGACCTGGCGCCGCTCGCGCAGCCCGTCGCCGCGGCGCCGGCCAGGCCCCCCACCGCGCCGGAAGCCGAAGGCGCCGAGGAGGCTCGCCCCGCCGCCCTGGCCGCGGACACGGACGCGGAGGAGGAAGAGGCCCGGTCGCCGGAGCGCGAGCGCGTGGGCCAGGTCATCCTCAAGCCGATGGAGGAGGGGCTGCGCCTCACCGGCTACGTCCTGGAGGTGGACCCCAAGCGCAACGTGGCGCGCGTGGACCTGGTGGGCCGCACCGCGGAGGTGTCCTTCGACTCCGTCACCTGGGCGCGGCAGAAGGGCAAGAAGGCCCCCAAGGACATCACGGACGTGTTCACGCCCGGGGAGCTGGTGTTCGTGCGCGTGCTCAAGGCGCCCCCGGCCCCGGCCTTCGTGGAGGCCACGTTGGATCAGGTGCCCCTGGTGCAGGGCGGGCTCGTGGTCATCAACCCGGCCAACCGCAACGTGGTGGCCATGGTGGGCGGCTATGACGCGGAGCGCTCGTCGTTCAACCGCGCCACGCAGGCGAAGCGGCAGCCGGGGTCGTCCTTCAAGCCCTTCATCTACGGCGCGGCGCTCGCGAGCGGGCGCTTCACCCCGCTCTCCACCGTGAACGACGCGCCGGAGTCCATCCGCGACCCGTACACGGGCAAGACGTGGCGGCCCAAGAACTTCGACGGGCGCTTCGAGGGCCCCATGACGCTGCGCACGGCGCTGAGCAAGTCGAAGAACACCGTGTCCGTGCGCCTCATCGAGGCCGTCACGCCCGCGACCGCCATCGACTTCGCGCGCCGCGCGGGCATCCGCTCCCAGATGCCGGAGAACCTCACGCTCGCGCTGGGCACCGGAGAGGTGACGATGCTGGAGGCCGTGAACGCGTACGCCACGCTCCAGGCCAACGGCCGCTACGCGGAGCCGCTGACGCTGCTGCGCGTGCGCGACGCGAAGGGCACGGTGCTGGAGGAGCACCAGCCGGCCTTCGAGGAGACGCTGCCTCCGGCGGTGGCGTACCTCACCACGTCGCTGATGCGCAGCGTGGTGGAGGACGGCTCGGCGCGCGCGGTGCGGGAGCTGAACCGTCCGGCCGCGGGCAAGACGGGCACCACCAACGAGTCCAAGGACACGTGGTTCAACGGCTACACGATGGACTGGGTGGCCAGCGCGTGGGTGGGCTTCGACGACAACACGCCCCTGGGCAGCAGCGAGACGGGCGGCCGGGCCGCGCTGCCCATCTGGCTCAACTTCATGCGCGTGGCCGAAGAGGGCCTGCCCGCGCGCGACTTCGAGGTGCCCCCGGGGGTCACCCAGGTGCGCATCGACCCTGCCACGGGGCTGCTCGCGGGCAACGCGGTTCCGGGCCGGATGGAGCCCTACCTGGAGGGCACCCAGCCCACCGCCGAGGCCCCACCGCCCGGACAGGTGACGCCGGACAACTACTTCCTGGAGGAAGGTGGCAAAAGGGGGCTGTGA
- a CDS encoding lipopolysaccharide assembly protein LapB: MNPKTRTRSRRPASFRRFTVPPALRKALIPAALAALGLAAWEDVPLPRLLRPWFVHAVEARAARSAPVAAAPTLPLEVAGHETMTAPRLMDETAPLEPAAGTPAPADPLALPHTHARRVDHVARAQGLRDLGDLSGAMTELRRALHDDPGDTDALAQLARTARLAGDTKLAIDAYARLGQAEPHEAGALVQQARLLVSEGRFADAVRVGEEALLRDPEEAEVYQVLGRAHLGANELTSAILRFQQAVHLAPEHGHALNNLGFAYLRANDNARAVEVLTQAAALLPHVAYVQNNLGVACERLGRLEEARAAYAAATRLSPRYVQARVNAERVGRVARADPAAPVEPEQLPPVTP, from the coding sequence ATGAACCCGAAGACGCGCACCCGGTCCCGTCGCCCCGCCTCCTTCCGGCGCTTCACCGTGCCGCCCGCGCTTCGCAAGGCCCTCATCCCCGCCGCGCTCGCCGCCCTGGGGCTCGCCGCGTGGGAGGACGTCCCCCTGCCCCGCCTGCTCAGGCCCTGGTTCGTCCACGCCGTGGAGGCCCGCGCCGCCCGGTCCGCCCCTGTCGCCGCCGCGCCCACCCTGCCGCTGGAGGTCGCGGGCCACGAGACGATGACCGCCCCGCGCCTCATGGACGAGACCGCCCCGCTGGAGCCCGCCGCGGGCACTCCGGCCCCCGCCGACCCGCTGGCGCTGCCGCACACGCACGCCCGCCGGGTGGACCACGTGGCCCGCGCCCAGGGGCTGCGCGACCTGGGGGACCTCTCCGGTGCCATGACGGAGCTGCGCCGCGCGCTTCACGACGACCCGGGCGACACGGATGCCCTGGCGCAGCTCGCTCGCACGGCTCGGCTGGCGGGTGACACGAAGCTCGCCATCGACGCGTACGCCCGGCTGGGGCAGGCAGAGCCGCATGAGGCGGGGGCGCTGGTGCAGCAGGCCCGGCTCCTGGTGTCGGAGGGCCGCTTCGCGGATGCCGTCCGTGTGGGCGAGGAGGCGCTCCTGCGCGACCCGGAGGAGGCGGAGGTGTACCAGGTGCTCGGCCGCGCGCACCTGGGCGCCAACGAGCTGACGTCCGCCATCCTGCGCTTCCAGCAGGCCGTGCACCTGGCCCCCGAACACGGTCACGCGCTCAACAACCTGGGCTTCGCCTACCTGCGCGCCAACGACAACGCGCGCGCCGTGGAGGTCCTCACCCAGGCCGCCGCCCTCCTGCCGCACGTGGCCTACGTGCAGAACAACCTGGGCGTCGCCTGCGAGCGCCTGGGCCGGCTGGAGGAGGCCCGCGCCGCCTACGCCGCCGCCACCCGGCTGTCGCCCCGCTACGTGCAGGCCCGCGTCAACGCGGAGCGGGTGGGCCGCGTCGCCCGGGCCGACCCCGCCGCCCCGGTCGAGCCGGAGCAGCTCCCGCCCGTCACGCCGTAG
- the xth gene encoding exodeoxyribonuclease III → MRIATWNVNSVRARQQRLINWLKGNQPDVLCLQELKCTDADFPFDAVNEAGYFAAVHGQKTYNGVAILAKTEPTDVVRGLSDGVDDTHARFISATVNGIRVVSAYAPNGQQVDSPAYVYKLEWYRRLRNYLDTRHKPDDLLVMGGDWNIAPEPIDVYDVAQWEGQTLFTLRERDALQQVCAFGLTDAFRKLYPDVQKFSWWDYRMLMFPKNKGVRIDHLFLTAPLVERLTACDVDREERKGQQPSDHAPVWLELKD, encoded by the coding sequence ATGCGAATCGCGACCTGGAACGTGAACTCGGTGAGGGCCCGGCAGCAGCGGTTGATCAACTGGCTGAAGGGCAACCAGCCAGACGTGCTGTGCCTGCAGGAGCTCAAGTGCACCGACGCGGACTTCCCCTTCGACGCGGTGAATGAGGCGGGCTACTTCGCCGCGGTGCACGGGCAGAAGACGTACAACGGCGTGGCCATCCTGGCGAAGACGGAGCCCACGGACGTGGTGCGCGGCCTGTCGGACGGGGTGGATGACACGCACGCGCGCTTCATCTCCGCGACGGTGAATGGCATCCGCGTGGTGAGCGCGTACGCGCCCAACGGGCAGCAGGTGGACTCGCCCGCGTATGTCTACAAGCTGGAGTGGTACCGGCGGCTGCGCAACTACCTGGACACGCGCCACAAGCCGGACGACCTGCTGGTGATGGGCGGGGACTGGAACATCGCGCCGGAGCCCATCGACGTGTACGACGTGGCGCAGTGGGAGGGGCAGACGCTCTTCACGTTGCGCGAGCGGGACGCGCTCCAGCAGGTGTGCGCGTTCGGGCTGACGGATGCGTTCCGCAAGCTGTACCCGGACGTGCAGAAGTTCTCCTGGTGGGACTACCGGATGCTGATGTTCCCCAAGAACAAGGGCGTGCGCATCGACCACCTGTTCCTCACGGCGCCGCTGGTGGAGCGGCTGACGGCGTGTGACGTGGACCGCGAGGAGCGCAAGGGACAGCAGCCGTCGGACCACGCACCCGTGTGGCTGGAGTTGAAGGACTGA